A DNA window from Thiothrix subterranea contains the following coding sequences:
- a CDS encoding Ig-like domain-containing protein produces the protein MNNKKTLSSNWAILPLLLCSATVLAGDGGYDAPYGQVPPPPSAPLTLEGSAAPDANLPADVMSQAQSLGQESDGFVDDSTEASSVNTGYVGGNTRIGIGVDTELKGKVEASQVFGNTESSATIGQGYLGFNPSADDAAGEEMLTGAGAKISHHWVSGDANNPAHVNKVFGAYDQNEHKDKKATVGYGQENANLFWSGHVSKGLSEGRTTATPGVTEKAYDLGVGGRVGTFLPQQSMRLQGGLDYEWAEDVAASEKRAAQTTITGGVEKFFPDTPHSVGAELEVYKKAGGALTSEDAEARGGVSYRYDIGSEAGVWQPEQRYRRIRTEIPGEQVKQPPKIERKLVKNTMELESDTFFKLDSAKLTPEAQERMKAVIGQIRGSGYDGNIRITGNTCDKGSDAHNKKLSENRANAVRDFMIKNGFSANELLAQGLGESQPKYPNTDAEGHKNRRVDIEYVTYQNEYKDEVIEAGGTSTTDPKVVWRKELIPEPPLWVRQALRNTADHKQTVDTYKTVGGEGDKEGNNPTVPVAANDSATTASGTPVTIAVLANDTDPNGDPLSIVSANQGANGSVVLSGNNVVYTPIAGFTGTDTFTYIITDPAGNQSTATVTVTVGVIPSPIPVEPLAGNDTGITNRDTPVTLDVLANDKDPNGDPLSIISFNQGTNGSVTQDGNKLVYTPVAGFTGTDSFTYIIADPAGNQSTATVTVTVNPSKLPVMLDDVASTVSGESVDINVLSNDSSPVGMPLTVGSYTDPANGTVTQAGNMLTYTPNPSFVGTDTFTYVATDPEGNSAIATVTVTVTSPDNDKPVAMPDVTKTIMGNPVTVDVLANDKDAVSIASFTQGSNGTVEKDGNGLSYTPNPDFFGTDTFTYIAQDADGNASNETTVTITVKDVNSPPVAKPDAKDTTSETAVSVDVLANDEDVDGDPLSIVSVTQGANGRVTQDGNLLTYLPDANFTGTDHFDYVITDGKGHQVTATVTITVTAPVTTLTAVDDNATKGPLSLNDLVPRRVDVLANDTGDTLTIVEVGKPDYGTAEIITWQGKQVIRYTLRSGYCIDHRFTYKVRDKHGKEASAHVFVDVEPAGYTGPTSTPTP, from the coding sequence ATGAATAACAAAAAAACGCTTTCCTCCAACTGGGCTATTCTGCCATTACTATTGTGTTCTGCCACGGTTCTCGCCGGAGACGGTGGTTATGACGCGCCGTATGGTCAGGTTCCGCCGCCACCCTCTGCGCCGCTAACTTTAGAAGGCAGTGCCGCACCAGACGCTAACTTACCCGCTGATGTCATGAGCCAAGCCCAAAGTTTAGGTCAGGAAAGTGACGGATTTGTGGACGATTCTACTGAAGCTTCCAGCGTGAATACCGGCTATGTGGGTGGCAATACTCGCATCGGCATTGGCGTTGACACCGAACTCAAGGGCAAAGTGGAAGCCAGCCAAGTATTCGGCAATACCGAAAGCAGCGCAACGATTGGTCAAGGCTATTTGGGTTTTAACCCCAGTGCTGATGATGCTGCTGGCGAAGAAATGTTGACCGGTGCGGGTGCGAAAATTAGCCATCATTGGGTATCTGGGGATGCAAATAATCCCGCCCACGTGAACAAAGTTTTTGGTGCTTATGACCAAAATGAGCACAAAGATAAAAAGGCCACCGTCGGTTACGGTCAAGAAAATGCCAATCTGTTCTGGTCGGGTCATGTGAGCAAAGGTCTGTCTGAAGGGCGGACGACTGCTACGCCGGGTGTGACAGAAAAAGCCTATGATTTAGGCGTAGGCGGGCGTGTGGGAACTTTCCTGCCGCAACAGAGTATGCGTTTACAAGGCGGCTTGGATTACGAATGGGCTGAAGATGTTGCCGCGAGTGAAAAACGTGCGGCTCAAACGACCATTACCGGCGGCGTCGAAAAGTTTTTCCCCGATACCCCGCATAGCGTGGGGGCGGAATTGGAAGTCTATAAAAAGGCGGGTGGGGCGCTAACGTCGGAGGATGCGGAAGCACGCGGCGGGGTTTCCTACCGTTATGACATTGGCAGTGAAGCGGGTGTTTGGCAGCCAGAACAGCGCTACCGTCGGATTCGTACCGAGATTCCGGGCGAACAAGTGAAGCAGCCGCCTAAAATTGAGCGCAAACTGGTCAAAAATACCATGGAGCTGGAATCGGATACCTTCTTCAAGCTCGATAGCGCCAAGTTGACTCCAGAAGCGCAAGAACGCATGAAAGCGGTTATCGGTCAAATCCGTGGATCGGGTTACGACGGCAATATCCGCATTACCGGAAATACGTGCGACAAAGGTTCAGACGCACACAATAAGAAATTGTCTGAAAATCGTGCGAATGCCGTGCGTGATTTCATGATCAAAAACGGTTTCAGCGCCAATGAATTGCTGGCGCAAGGTTTGGGTGAAAGTCAGCCGAAATACCCAAATACCGATGCTGAAGGCCACAAAAACCGCCGCGTTGACATTGAATACGTCACGTATCAAAACGAATACAAAGACGAAGTGATTGAAGCCGGTGGCACTAGCACGACTGACCCAAAAGTCGTTTGGCGCAAGGAGTTGATTCCTGAACCACCACTGTGGGTTCGCCAAGCATTGCGCAATACCGCTGATCACAAACAAACCGTGGATACTTACAAAACGGTGGGTGGTGAGGGTGACAAGGAAGGCAATAATCCGACTGTACCCGTAGCAGCGAATGACAGTGCTACGACTGCCAGCGGTACGCCGGTGACGATTGCGGTGTTGGCGAACGATACGGATCCGAATGGTGATCCCTTGAGCATCGTCAGCGCTAATCAAGGGGCAAATGGCTCGGTCGTTCTAAGCGGCAATAATGTAGTTTACACGCCAATCGCGGGCTTTACGGGAACGGATACGTTTACCTACATTATTACTGACCCGGCGGGCAATCAAAGCACGGCAACGGTTACAGTGACAGTCGGGGTGATTCCGAGTCCGATTCCGGTTGAACCCTTGGCGGGGAATGACACCGGTATCACCAACCGTGATACGCCAGTGACGCTTGATGTGTTAGCGAATGATAAAGACCCGAATGGCGATCCCTTGAGCATTATTAGCTTTAATCAAGGCACCAATGGTTCGGTCACTCAAGATGGCAACAAATTAGTTTACACGCCTGTTGCAGGCTTTACGGGAACGGATTCATTCACTTACATCATCGCTGACCCTGCGGGTAATCAAAGCACGGCAACGGTGACGGTGACGGTTAATCCGTCTAAGTTACCGGTGATGTTGGATGACGTAGCGTCTACCGTTTCGGGTGAATCAGTTGATATTAATGTGTTGTCGAATGACAGTTCGCCGGTCGGTATGCCGTTAACGGTTGGCAGTTATACCGATCCAGCCAACGGTACAGTCACGCAAGCCGGTAATATGCTGACGTACACCCCGAATCCGAGTTTTGTTGGCACAGACACTTTCACTTATGTGGCGACTGATCCAGAAGGGAATAGCGCCATCGCTACCGTCACTGTTACCGTCACTAGCCCCGATAACGATAAGCCGGTTGCTATGCCTGATGTAACAAAAACGATCATGGGCAACCCCGTAACGGTTGATGTACTGGCGAATGATAAAGATGCCGTAAGCATTGCCAGTTTCACGCAAGGCAGTAACGGTACAGTGGAGAAGGATGGTAATGGTCTGAGCTACACACCTAATCCGGATTTCTTTGGCACCGATACTTTCACTTATATCGCGCAAGATGCTGATGGTAACGCCAGCAATGAGACGACGGTGACAATCACGGTAAAAGATGTTAATTCACCGCCGGTTGCTAAGCCGGATGCAAAAGACACGACTAGCGAAACCGCTGTATCGGTCGATGTCTTGGCGAATGATGAAGACGTTGATGGTGATCCCCTGAGCATCGTCAGTGTCACCCAAGGTGCTAACGGTAGAGTGACGCAAGACGGCAACTTGTTAACGTATTTGCCTGATGCCAATTTCACCGGAACCGACCACTTTGATTATGTGATCACCGACGGTAAAGGCCATCAAGTAACCGCCACCGTCACAATCACTGTGACTGCGCCAGTAACAACGTTGACAGCCGTGGATGATAATGCAACCAAAGGCCCGTTATCACTCAATGATCTCGTGCCACGGCGCGTGGATGTTTTGGCGAATGATACCGGTGATACGTTGACCATTGTTGAAGTTGGCAAGCCTGACTACGGTACGGCGGAAATCATTACTTGGCAGGGCAAGCAAGTGATTCGTTACACCTTGCGGAGTGGGTACTGCATCGATCATCGCTTTACCTATAAAGTGCGTGATAAGCATGGTAAAGAAGCCAGCGCTCATGTGTTTGTCGATGTTGAACCCGCCGGTTATACCGGGCCAACCAGCACACCGACCCCTTAA
- the ubiB gene encoding ubiquinone biosynthesis regulatory protein kinase UbiB, with protein sequence MKPFTRILRLWTINRVFIRHGLDELVFRIPFMRPVAFIYHMLPWNWGKQETRPRGERIRRALEDLGPIFIKFGQMLSTRRDLLPDDIATELTRLQDRVPPFSSVEARKTIEKAYGKSVTEVFQRFETDPMASASMAQVHAAQLWNGKEVVVKVLRPGIEKTISQDVELMYLMANLLQRYWKEARRLRPLDVVAEYEKTIFDELDMMREAANASQIRRNFEANPTLYVPEIYWDYTHPNVIVMERIYGVPVGDIPRLRELGVNFKRLGELGVEIFFTQVFRHNFFHADMHPGNIFIDPSNPDDPQYIAVDFGIVGTLSPADKRYLAENFYAFFQRDYKRVAELHVESGWVPSSTRVDEFESAIRSVCEPIFNLPIKDISFGQFLLRLFQTARRFNMEVQPQLVLLQKTLLNIEGLGRQLYPDLDLWSTAKPFIERWMDEQVGVRALLNGAKVNLPKFLENLPYMPNMLHDIMQQTTQHKLKMQWESEQLEALRKEMRRSQRINQTLIITGILVFLAVQVFNLYR encoded by the coding sequence ATGAAACCCTTCACCCGCATCCTCCGCCTGTGGACAATCAACCGTGTCTTTATCCGCCACGGCTTAGACGAACTCGTGTTCCGCATTCCCTTCATGCGCCCCGTCGCGTTTATCTATCACATGCTGCCGTGGAATTGGGGTAAGCAAGAAACCCGCCCACGCGGGGAACGCATCCGCCGTGCGCTGGAAGATTTGGGGCCGATTTTCATCAAATTCGGGCAAATGCTCTCCACCCGCCGTGATTTATTGCCCGATGACATCGCCACCGAATTGACGCGCCTGCAAGACCGTGTACCGCCGTTTTCCAGCGTCGAAGCCCGCAAAACCATTGAAAAAGCTTACGGCAAATCCGTTACCGAGGTCTTCCAACGCTTTGAAACTGACCCGATGGCTTCCGCATCAATGGCGCAAGTTCATGCCGCGCAATTGTGGAATGGCAAGGAAGTCGTGGTCAAAGTGCTGCGCCCCGGCATTGAAAAAACCATCAGCCAAGACGTGGAACTGATGTATTTGATGGCGAATTTGCTGCAACGCTATTGGAAAGAAGCCCGCCGCCTGCGCCCGCTGGACGTGGTTGCTGAATACGAAAAAACCATTTTCGACGAACTCGACATGATGCGCGAAGCCGCGAATGCCAGCCAAATTCGCCGCAATTTCGAGGCAAACCCCACCTTGTACGTGCCAGAAATTTACTGGGATTACACCCACCCCAATGTGATTGTGATGGAACGCATTTACGGCGTACCGGTAGGCGATATTCCACGTTTGCGCGAATTGGGGGTAAATTTCAAGCGACTGGGCGAATTAGGCGTGGAAATCTTTTTCACCCAAGTCTTCCGTCACAACTTTTTCCACGCGGATATGCACCCCGGCAATATTTTCATTGACCCCAGCAACCCCGATGATCCGCAATACATCGCGGTGGATTTCGGCATTGTCGGCACGCTGTCTCCAGCGGATAAACGTTATCTGGCGGAAAATTTCTACGCCTTTTTTCAGCGTGATTACAAGCGGGTCGCGGAATTGCACGTGGAATCGGGCTGGGTTCCGTCTTCTACTCGTGTGGATGAATTTGAATCGGCGATTCGCTCGGTGTGCGAGCCGATTTTCAATTTGCCGATTAAAGACATCTCTTTTGGGCAATTTTTGCTACGCCTGTTCCAGACTGCACGGCGTTTTAATATGGAAGTGCAGCCACAATTGGTTTTGCTGCAAAAAACCTTGCTGAATATCGAAGGTTTAGGTCGCCAGCTTTACCCTGATTTGGATTTGTGGTCGACCGCTAAACCGTTTATTGAACGTTGGATGGATGAACAAGTCGGCGTGCGTGCCTTGCTGAATGGCGCAAAAGTCAACTTACCGAAGTTTCTGGAAAACCTGCCATACATGCCGAATATGTTGCACGACATTATGCAGCAAACCACGCAGCACAAACTCAAAATGCAGTGGGAATCCGAACAGCTCGAAGCCTTACGCAAGGAAATGCGCCGTTCGCAACGCATCAATCAAACCCTGATTATCACTGGCATACTGGTATTTTTAGCGGTACAAGTCTTTAACCTTTACCGTTAA